The Anastrepha ludens isolate Willacy chromosome 2, idAnaLude1.1, whole genome shotgun sequence DNA window TTTCTATGCTTTTTATTACGAATTAATTTGCTCTTACCATTTTCTATTGAAACTTTTATAACCCGCAGCTTTCCGTTTTTGCTTTTCCCAAAAACTTTTGTAAGTTTATCATTACCTGGAATGAATTATATGGTGAATTCCGCAATAttagaatatattttatatccaATATACATCTTACGTACCTTTTATACCAGTTTGATGcgacatttttctatttttggctaatttttattttcggcaAATACCTGGAGATAAATTACAATTACTCACTCCAACacagcaacaaaaaatgtttactgctATCAGGGTTGCGTTGCTGTTGGCCAATACTTTTTAATGCATTATGATCCACGGTGTtgcttttccccaaactaataaattGTCACTTATAAAACTCCAGTTATGCTAATCCTGCTTCTCTATCGGAGTAGggtcttgtaaaatatttactccatcaaagtgtaattttttctgaACGAACTTCAATGATTCTAATAAGAACAATTTAATCGAATTAGGCAGCTCTGCTGCACAGCTGGCAAGATTCTGCATAACTGTGGCAACGAAAACTCCACTAGATttcgtgtttttgttgttgtgccaCTGTCATGGCGTAATTTTCTTGATTCTATCTTagtaaatacaataattaaaagtaaaatttttgaatacaaaccaagtatagaaaaagtttaaataaatagcGTTTTAGATAAAAGAGAACGCGTGAATTATCGCCTATTTGCATAAAAGGTTCGGGTAGTCTAAAATGAGTGAATTCTTTAAATCAGCAATGGGCTACTTCAATACAGCCCCAAATACCAATATTGGTGGAGATACTGAGAATGGTAGTTCTGGCAACGTAGCTCCTACGTCAACTGCAACGACAAACGAGTTTTGTGGACAAATTGTTGAAGTAGCAGGACATAAGCTCCGTGTAAAGCAAGTTATTGCTGAGGGTAAGACACTGTTGACTCCCCCTCAATTTTGCATTCGTTAATAACTGGTCGTTTGGCTATTACCACCTACAATACATACACCTATGAATATTCTACAATATGACAACGAAAAATCGATAATGCAAAAACCCTATACCTGACGGAAATTAACACTTATCCTTCCAGTAGCATTTGATATagaatctaaaaaaatatttaatttacgtTCGCGtcattagcaaaaaaattataacgctTAATGCATGCtagcacaaaaatatatttggaacCTATAAATAAAACAGACACAGTTTCGAGCTTAGTGCATTTTTCACATCTTTTCGTTACTTATTAACATtaacatgcatatgtatttatagctGAGAGTATTCATGTTTTTACGTTGCACGTTCCAAACATAATTGTTTAGCATGCATATCTTTAAGTtagatttattttcaaagaaatctGTAATTCCATGAAAGAACAACCAATACAGTCATGCatgaatgtttaaaaaatatctttgtCTATCGTATTGCCTTTTTATTGTTATcgctaaatttatttattcttaacaAAATTCGTCGGACAATTAGAATCATTTTCATATACTCTACTCTGTGTTATCGTTTTGCGCTTACTTGCAGGCGGTTTTGCTTTTGTATATGTCGCGCAAGATTTGCACAGTGGTAAAAAATACGCCCTCAAGCGGCTCATTGGTACAGATAAGGCAGCTTGTAATGCCATCATTAATGAAAttaacacacacaaacagctttccGGACATCCGAACATTGTTACATTTGTCGGAGCATCATTTATCGATAAAACAACTGGACCTCAACAGCGCGCAGAATATTTGCTACTAACGGAGCTTTGTAATGGTAATAAGACGTTGTACTAAAAAGCTGATTCCAATTTCtaatgtatttgaaaaaaaaaaaacaaaaaaaattaggagGTTCGCTTATAGATTGCTTGAATACTCCACTCGATCCCGCATTGGTCCTGCGTGTTTTCTATCAAGCATCTCGTGCCGTGGTTCATATGCACACTCAAACACCACCAATAACACATCGCGATATCAAGGTGCGCAAAAATGCctacaaaatataacttatatTAAATTCTAGATCTATAATAGGCATAAAATAAATTGGattataaatttatgtttttgcaGATCGAGAACTTTCTTATCGGCAATGATAAACAACTTAAACTCTGTGACTTTGGATCTACAACCAAAGAAACATATGCCCCGACAATTGATTGGGGCGCGAAACAACGTAATATTCTAGAAGATCAGGTACATACACCATTATGTGTTGCTAAAGTCTTAGTtgaattttgcttgtttttataTTCCAGCTTAGCTCTGTCACAACACCAATGTATCGCGCGCCCGAAATGCTAGACACATGGTCAAATTACGAAATCGGTATAAAGGTGGATATTTGGGCTTTGGGTTGCATTTTATATGCTTTATGCTTCCAAAAGCATCCGTTCGAAGATTCAGCCAAACTGCGCATCGTTAATGGGAACTATATTTTACCAACTGATTCGCGTTTTCACTGTTTTCATGAAATAATCAAAGGTAATATTCAATTTtccgtttttttaatatttagccTAAGCTTTTATTTTGTCCTTTAGGCTGCCTAAATGTAAATCCAGCGCATCGCTTCAATATATCGATGGTGCTAGAACGTTTGGCTGCTATtggagaaacaaaaaattggtcGCTCAAAGGTGCTCTTGATTTGCACGGCAAACCTATAGAATCTCCTCAGCCTAGAAGTCCAATAAATTGCACAAGTTCTCCGCAAGTTAGTGGTGGCACTGGAGCACAACTCCCACAACCAACACCTAAAGTTGCAGAAAGTGTTGGCATATCTACTTTTTATGTGGACGACTGTTCAGGCTCGGCTGCCCAGCCAGCAGGCAATAATCAACCACAGCACCAGCTACCTAATAATCCACCAAGTGCACAAGCCGGGAACCCTGGTGCATCAAATAGTAGTTTATTTTCATCGTTGCGTGGAGGTGCTggaagttttctaaaaaatctcAAAGACACTTCCTCAAAGGTTATGCAAACAATGCAACAAACTATCGCTCGTACTGATCTAGACATAAGTTACATAACGTCGCGTATTCTTGTGATGCCTTGTCCTTCAGAGGGATTTGAATCAGCTTATAAAACTAATAATATTGAAGATGTGCGATTGTCCATTGAAAGTCGTTTCCCACCACAAAAAGTAAGCATATATAATTTTGGGCAAAGTAACTGTCCACGACTGTCGCCACCAGTACGCACTGTCGAAGTGGGTTCCATTTATGCTTGTGTGCAGGCACATTCGCCCAGTCTGCAAGGTATGTTTTCGGTCGTCGAAGACATGTACGGCTTCCTAATCGCCGACCCTAAATCTGTGGTTATCATTCAAACGAGTGACTCAGGTGGTTGTTCTGCGGCTACAATAGTTGGGGCGCTTCTCATGTACGCGAACTTAGTGCAGGAACCCGAAGACGCAGTGCAAGTGTTCGCTGTGAAGCGCCATCCCATTAACCTTAGACCATCGGAATTccgttatttatattattttggcgATATTTTGCGTCCAACACCGCTATTACCGCACTACAAAAGCATCAACTTAGTTTCGTTGAGTTGCCAACCTGTGCCGCGTATGACCAAAGCACGGGATGGCTGTCGTATTTACATGGAAGTCTACTGCAATGATCGACTATTCTTGAGCACTTTGCAGGATTACGAAAAGATGAGGTGAGCTAGAATCTATTTTCAGTTAAATGCTAATTCGTGTCGATgttaaacaataaattttcaaaaatttcttagATTGTATTTGGCAGGACCAGGTAAAATTACATTGCCCATCAATCTGACGGTCTGCGGAGATCTGATAATCGTACTCTATCACGCGCGAAATGCGCTCAAAGGCATGGTGCGCCCACAAAGCTTAAAGATATGTCAATTTCAAATAAACACTGGTTTTATCCCGGAACAAGAAACATTAATCACATTCTCCCTGAACGATTTGGATGATTTACCGGATGCCGATCAGGTGCATCATGACTTTTCGGTTTCGCTGTCTTTGACTTTTACGGATAACGAATGTCCGCCTAGTAGAAATCCGCCCTGGGTGCCAGCAAAACCAAAACGCGACGCGCAACATCTCTTTAGTTCACAGTTGGAATACGAGGAAATGGTAGATAATTTTGGTAAGTCCTGCTATTTTGAACGCGAGGCAAATAAgtggtttattttattttcatacagtCACAAAACCTAGTacaaaacacccaacaaagtcTGCAAGGCCGCAGCCTCCAAAAGAAAGTATAGAAAAATCCTTGCGTTCTAATTCACCGCTTATATTGCCGGATGTCACCGAAATAAAACATGAAGATGTGCAACACATCCAGCCTGAACCATCACCTCCAATTGAtttgctcaatttgaaccaGCCCCAACCGCAACTGCCGGTGCAAGATCCCCAAGCCACAGCAATGCCAACAAGCGACGCTAGTTTCGATTTACTGGGCGCTTTCGGGGATGATAACTCAACAGGTATAGGCTCAGCACCAATACCTGATATTTTGGGTAAGAATTTCAATCCATTGCAGGCTAAAAAGTAATTGAAAGCATAATGTTTTTTGCGCTTAACAAACTGCTTttgaattaataattttaattttaactatttttttattaaaatgtcaaTTACGATTTTAGAAAACAACATACAGCCCACTTCAAATGCCGATCTTGATGATATCTTCGGCTCGGTCGCCTCGGCAGCGCCGAGAATCAATGTAGAATTCAATAGTAACAACACACCACTTAATGCAGGCGCATCCCGGTCTGCAAAGTCAACACCCACGCCAGCAACAGGCACTTTCTTCGGCTCAGTGCCAACGTTCAACACCAACCCCAGCAAGGAGCCATCACCACAAAATGTTGGTATAAAAAACATACACTATTTAGTTGTTGTAATTTGTTGTTGCCGTTGAAATATTTTAGCCAAAAGATCCATTCGCTGATATTGCCAATTTAGCTTCTGGTCTCAATATCAACTTCAATCCACATACATTGGGCAGTAAATCAACAGGTGCTACACCCATCGGCAATAGCCCATATACAACACAATTTTCCAGCCCCACACACACCACAAGCGGTGTGCGAACACCACACCCACCGCAGCCAACCGCAACTGCCTCGCCGAATCATGTGAAGTCGCCAAGTAGTGTGGGCGGTTTTGGTGCGTCCTTTACGCCTGGTCCACCATTCTCGTCATCTTCTGGCCAAAATTCCAATCGACAATCGCCGCAAGCCACACCAGCAACGGCTGGGTCAAATGCGCAATCAAATAGACCAGACTATAGTCGGTCGAATTTCGATACGCCAAAGTCGGGGCAAAATACTGGTGCACAAGCTAATAAGAATGCTGACATTTTCGCAGATATACTGGGTGAACAAGGATACAACTTTGGCAGCAAAATGCATCAGGGGCCACGGTCCATCAATGAAATGCGCAAAGAGGATCTCATTAAGGAAATGGATCCGGAAAAAGTTAAAATCATGGAATGGGTATGTACTTGCgctatttaatatacatacggATTTGTAGCATTTAAgtaattaattcattttttttagacTGAGGGCAAGAAGAGTAACATAAGAGCGCTCCTATGTTCGATGCACACGGTGCTTTGGACTGGCGCAAAATGGACGAAGTGTGAAATGTCCACACTCATTACGCCGGCCGATGTAAAAAAATCGTACAGGCGCGCCTGTCTTGCTGTACATCCGGATAAGGTGAGCAAATTGACGCCGcagaaatttttgtactggctaattaatttttttttttttttttaatttattagcaTAACGGCACGGAAAATGAAAGCATAGCTAAGTTAATATTTATGGAGCTAAACAACGCTTGGACTGATTTTGAGAATGATACCacacaacaaaatttatttaacacaTAAAATGTGTAATTACAGTGCGAACAATGCAGAGCATCGATACCATCAGCAAGACCTGCCGCGAACCAATCTTTTTTGAGATGCGTTAAAAAGCATTAAAAGTAGTTAATATaggaatatataaataaattacatacataatttttatgTGAGTATGAGTTTTCTTAATCTAGCCCGTAAATGACTGGTATATGTAATTGCTTATGAATCATTAACTGTAAGTTTCGAGTAGTAACACTATACCAGATGTATTCTTGTATGCGTACATATTATTTGAAAcaataattctaaaaaataatagccaaTGCAATTGATTCTTGTTTTCTAAATGGTCTGATCTATTTACTTAATTGCTCTACTAAGAAAATGCCTTAAATAGTTACTATTTTTTACGTTGACTTGTTTCACTACCGATTTAAAATCAAATGGAATATTGGTCACACGCAAGTTttctttttatcaaaaataacaaaaatcatttgaatttgaaaagagaGTGTAAAAACGATTTAAGAAGCATTTATATTTACTCGagctagtttttttttacttacactAGTTTTAAAGCAGTCAGATTTGTTTATATGGCAAAcagtattgaataaatatataaatttatatacatacatacataaattgtggAATTCGAAATCAATGTAGAGTAAGATTTAGTTTTGTTTATGCTTAATATCCCTTAAccacatacaagtacatatgtacatatgaagtAAACACTTTTAGTTTATATGTTTGCTTAGCAATCGAGCTCTGATTTACTATTCTATTTATAAGTTTTCTTGGttgttcaaaaatatgtaagatCATAAATTGTGCGTCTATTTTGAAAGTGACCTATTAGTTCCTGTTTATGCATTATTCCTTGAAACGGTCAATATGATGTAAATTATTTATGACGATTCTTATCCATTATTAAGGCTATTacaatactttttgtttttttaatttaattttttttttcattttgtttttttgtaagatGGTTGGCTTTTGttctttattctgaaaaatcagtaaatatgaattaaattatttagaaCGATTCCTATCAATCATTAagattactaaatttttttttttttttgaattttttttttttttgtactttttttttaattttattatgtactttttttaatgttttttgtcaGATGGTTGGCTTTTGTCCTTTATTCCGCCAAAACAGTCAatatgaattaaattatttatgacGATTCTTATCAGTCATTAAgactattacaatattttttttttaattttcttttaatttttttttgttgtttgtcagATTGTTGGCTTTTGTCCTTTATTCTACCaaatcagtttttaattttttttgaaatttattttatttttttttttatttttttatttttttttttttttgttttgccagaTGGTTGGCTTTTGTCCTTTATTCCGCCAAATCAGTCaatatgaattaatttttttggaatttttttttattttcttttaaattttttatatacttttttttattttttttttttaattttttttttttttttttgtcaaatggtTGGCTTTTGTTCTTTATCCCGCCAAATCAGTCAatatgaattaaattatttatgacGATTCTTATCAGTCATTAAGActagtacaatatattttttttttaatctttttttttaattttttttaaattttcttaaaatttttttgtaattttttttaattttcttttaatttttttttaatttttgtttttttgtcagaTGGTTGGCTTTTGTCCTTTATTCTGCCAAATCAGTCAATATGAATTATCAGTCATTAAGACTAGTacaatgcaaacatttttttaaatttttttttcaatttttttaattttttttatttttttttttacttttttttatttttttttactttttttatttatttatttttttttttttttttgaagatggTTGCCTTTTGTCCTTTATTCTGTCAAATCAGCACTACTTCCATctcaattgaatttaaaaaaatatatcttttttttataaaattaaacgtgaactaaaaattacaacattaaaatttgctttcgaCCGCGAATTTCTGGGCTACGGGGTTTAGCTTAATAACTTTATATGAATCCAAAGCTtttgtttatttggttttttagtaagttgtaactgtaaaaaaatattttttataaatctcttCCACACGCTTAGGTTACGCGTAGTGTTGATGATAGCAAAGTTGTTATGTGGTTAAATTACAAtgccacaaaaaatataataaagcacTAAAGAAACtccaaaatattataatagTATTATGTAAaccatcaaatttttttcctatatacaataatataaaagtttgacagttcaaaaaatcctttattgaatgaaaatgatattacaaaaatgtgtgGAATTATTAGAGACGCATAAGCAAGCTAaagttgtaataaattttaaaatctataCAATCGAGAAATATGAGCACCATTCCAAACAAAAATTGCTGCAAGTTGAATGATAATTAAAATCGTCAAATATTTTAGCAGGACGCACCTTCTGGCCTCTTATTATAGCGACATACTTccccatatttttaatataatatcttatatttacataaaatatgcatataaaacCATAAGTGATGCgaacataaacaattatttacaaAGAAGTCCATGTAGTAGGAAAATGTAtgcaatttgtatgtatgtaaatattaatatgCATTTAAGGTGACGACTACACACAAATTGCCCCTGCTCAGGCACCCCTGTGTGTATGGTATTTAGCGTAAGTGTAGAGAAATTGGATGTCAAACTAATAACGACAAATGCAATCAAACTTGGCGTtgtataaagtaaaaataaaaataaaaggtatGAAATTaacatgaaattgaaattaattatgaTTATGCATTGAAGTTATTTTCATTAACATCATTTAGATCAtccaattcataatttttttttgatttgctttcCCGCAACA harbors:
- the LOC128855744 gene encoding cyclin-G-associated kinase, whose protein sequence is MSEFFKSAMGYFNTAPNTNIGGDTENGSSGNVAPTSTATTNEFCGQIVEVAGHKLRVKQVIAEGGFAFVYVAQDLHSGKKYALKRLIGTDKAACNAIINEINTHKQLSGHPNIVTFVGASFIDKTTGPQQRAEYLLLTELCNGGSLIDCLNTPLDPALVLRVFYQASRAVVHMHTQTPPITHRDIKIENFLIGNDKQLKLCDFGSTTKETYAPTIDWGAKQRNILEDQLSSVTTPMYRAPEMLDTWSNYEIGIKVDIWALGCILYALCFQKHPFEDSAKLRIVNGNYILPTDSRFHCFHEIIKGCLNVNPAHRFNISMVLERLAAIGETKNWSLKGALDLHGKPIESPQPRSPINCTSSPQVSGGTGAQLPQPTPKVAESVGISTFYVDDCSGSAAQPAGNNQPQHQLPNNPPSAQAGNPGASNSSLFSSLRGGAGSFLKNLKDTSSKVMQTMQQTIARTDLDISYITSRILVMPCPSEGFESAYKTNNIEDVRLSIESRFPPQKVSIYNFGQSNCPRLSPPVRTVEVGSIYACVQAHSPSLQGMFSVVEDMYGFLIADPKSVVIIQTSDSGGCSAATIVGALLMYANLVQEPEDAVQVFAVKRHPINLRPSEFRYLYYFGDILRPTPLLPHYKSINLVSLSCQPVPRMTKARDGCRIYMEVYCNDRLFLSTLQDYEKMRLYLAGPGKITLPINLTVCGDLIIVLYHARNALKGMVRPQSLKICQFQINTGFIPEQETLITFSLNDLDDLPDADQVHHDFSVSLSLTFTDNECPPSRNPPWVPAKPKRDAQHLFSSQLEYEEMVDNFVTKPSTKHPTKSARPQPPKESIEKSLRSNSPLILPDVTEIKHEDVQHIQPEPSPPIDLLNLNQPQPQLPVQDPQATAMPTSDASFDLLGAFGDDNSTGIGSAPIPDILENNIQPTSNADLDDIFGSVASAAPRINVEFNSNNTPLNAGASRSAKSTPTPATGTFFGSVPTFNTNPSKEPSPQNPKDPFADIANLASGLNINFNPHTLGSKSTGATPIGNSPYTTQFSSPTHTTSGVRTPHPPQPTATASPNHVKSPSSVGGFGASFTPGPPFSSSSGQNSNRQSPQATPATAGSNAQSNRPDYSRSNFDTPKSGQNTGAQANKNADIFADILGEQGYNFGSKMHQGPRSINEMRKEDLIKEMDPEKVKIMEWTEGKKSNIRALLCSMHTVLWTGAKWTKCEMSTLITPADVKKSYRRACLAVHPDKHNGTENESIAKLIFMELNNAWTDFENDTTQQNLFNT